In Cicer arietinum cultivar CDC Frontier isolate Library 1 chromosome 1, Cicar.CDCFrontier_v2.0, whole genome shotgun sequence, one DNA window encodes the following:
- the LOC105852556 gene encoding uncharacterized protein yields MALRRFYNEIKGKKVTELPQHVKPMLSFDYLKKSIQRGLDNYSEKYIETSSIQPLLHVCYGGMIFSYLVALPNERRHLAHKEHAESHH; encoded by the coding sequence ATGGCGTTGAGGAGATTCTACAATGAGATCAAGGGGAAGAAGGTAACAGAACTTCCTCAACACGTGAAACCGATGCTTTCATTCGATTACCTCAAGAAATCAATTCAGAGAGGTTTAGATAATTACAGCGAAAAGTATATCGAAACAAGTTCGATTCAACCTCTTCTCCATGTCTGTTATGGTGGAATGATCTTCTCTTACCTTGTTGCTCTTCCTAATGAGCGTCGTCATCTCGCTCACAAAGAGCACGCCGAATCTCATCACTGA